One window of Medicago truncatula cultivar Jemalong A17 chromosome 2, MtrunA17r5.0-ANR, whole genome shotgun sequence genomic DNA carries:
- the LOC120578374 gene encoding uncharacterized protein, producing the protein MHIKKEYGGLGVRQLREFNEALLGKWCRRLLVDRRGLWYQVLVARYGVRDGRLEDGGRSGSIWWMEVRRIRDGISGGGDGWFEGCVVRRVGDGEGTLFWHDRWCGDVPFPIRFSRLFGLALNKSITVKDMFSLGWGTTGDGWQSRRALWVWEEELLEECRLLLTNVSLQPLSYDVWQWQPDPVNRYSVRGVYDMLTNQEIPQDMLWDDLVWHNHVPIKVSIFAWRLLRDRFPTKSNLATRGILDFQACLCVSGCGMLEDARHLFLSCSYFGSLWPLVRWIEIPEILSTTYSVTHDVGYME; encoded by the exons atgcatATAAAAAAGGAGTACGGGGGGTTAGGAGTTAGGCAGTTGCGAGAGTTCAATGAGGCATTGTTGGGGAAATGGTGTCGGAGATTATTAGTTGATAGAAGAGGGTTATGGTATCAGGTGTTGGTTGCTAGGTATGGTGTGCGTGATGGGAGGTTGGAGGATGGGGGCCGGAGTGGTTCTATTTGGTGGATGGAGGTTCGTAGGATTAGGGATGGGATCAGTGGAGGCGGTGATGGCTGGTTTGAGGGTTGTGTGGTTAGGCGTGTGGGTGATGGTGAGGGTACTTTGTTTTGGCATGATCGTTGGTGTGGTGATGTCCCTTTCCCGATTCGATTTAGCAGATTGTTTGGTTTAGCGTTGAATAAATCAATAACTGTTAAAGATATGTTTTCTCTTGGTTGGGGGACGACAGGTGATGGGTGGCAGTCGCGTAGGGCTttgtgggtgtgggaggaggagcTTTTAGAGGAGTGTAGGTTGTTACTTACTAATGTTTCTTTGCAGCCTCTTTCTTATGATGTGTGGCAGTGGCAACCGGATCCCGTCAATAGGTACTCGGTTCGCGGTGTGTATGATATGCTCACTAATCAGGAGATTCCGCAGGATATGCTTTGGGACGATTTGGTTTGGCATAACCATGTTCCGATTAAGGTGTCTATTTTTGCTTGGCGGTTGCTTCGTGATCGATTTCCCACTAAGTCTAACTTAGCAACCCGTGGTATTTTGGATTTTCAGGCGTGTTTATGTGTATCAGGTTGCGGCATGTTGGAAGATGCACGACATCTATTTTTGTCTTGCAGCTACTTTGGTTCTTTATGGCCTTTAGTGAG GTGGATTGAAATCCCGGAGATCCTTTCTACAACTTATTCGGTTACTCACGACGTGGGTTatatggaatga
- the LOC25497052 gene encoding myb family transcription factor IPN2 isoform X2: MERMFPPKKPSTMNSHDRPMCVQGDSGLVLTTDPKPRLRWTVELHERFVDAVTQLGGPDKATPKTIMRVMGVKGLTLYHLKSHLQKFRLGKQPHKEFNDHSIKDASALELQRNTASSSAMIGRNMNEMQIEVQRRLHEQLEVQKHLQLRIEAQGKYMQSILEKAYQTLAGENMASTTNNLKGVVVGPHGMAEMGLLKEFGSPLSFSSFQDLDLFGGGGGGGDQLDLQQNMDKQTLDHHGFMQINENLCLGKKRPNPNTNPYSGNGKNPLMWSDDLRLQDLGTASSCLDDPFKGDQIQIAPPSLDRGSDIETIDIYDTKPLLQGEILGEKKFDASMNKLERPSPRRGPSLHAERMSPMISTGTMAQGRGSPFG, encoded by the exons ATGGAAAGAATGTTCCCTCCAAAGAAGCCTTCAACTATGAATTCACATGATAGACCCATGTGTGTTCAAGGTGACTCAGGTCTTGTTCTTACAACTGACCCAAAACCTCGTCTTCGTTGGACTGTTGAACTCCATGAACGTTTTGTTGATGCTGTTACTCAGCTTGGAGGACCTGATA AGGCCACTCCTAAAACTATCATGAGGGTTATGGGTGTGAAGGGTCTTACCCTTTACCATCTCAAGAGCCATCTTCAG AAATTTAGGCTTGGAAAGCAACCCCACAAGGAATTCAATGATCACTCAATTAAGGATG CTTCAGCTTTAGAACTGCAACGGAATACTGCTTCCTCTTCTGCTATGATTGGCCGCAacatgaatga GATGCAAATTGAGGTGCAGAGAAGACTACATGAGCAGCTTGAG GTACAAAAACACCTTCAACTAAGAATTGAAGCTCAAGGGAAATACATGCAAAGTATATTGGAGAAAGCTTATCAAACACTTGCAGGTGAAAACATGGCATCTACAACTAATAACTTAAAGGGTGTTGTTGTAGGACCTCATGGAATGGCTGAAATGGGACTATTGAAAGAATTTGGTTCACCTCTTAGTTTTTCATCTTTTCAAGATCTCGACCTATTCGGAGGCGGCGGCGGCGGTGGTGATCAACTTGACCTTCAACAAAACATGGACAAGCAAACCCTAGATCATCATGGATTTATGCAAATCAATGAGAATTTATGTCTTGGCAAGAAAAGGCCTAACCCTAACACTAACCCTTATAGCGGAAATGGAAAAAACCCATTAATGTGGAGTGATGATTTAAGGCTTCAAGATTTAGGGACAGCTTCATCATGCTTGGATGATCCTTTCAAAGGTGATCAAATACAAATTGCACCTCCATCATTGGATAGAGGAAGTGATATTGAAACTATAGATATTTATGATACAAAGCCTTTACTTCAAGGGGAAATTTTAGgtgaaaagaaatttgatgcatCTATGAATAaacttgaaagaccttcaccaAGAAGAGGGCCATCTCTTCATGCTGAAAGAATGAGTCCTATGATTAGTACTGGTACTATGGCACAAGGTAGAGGTTCACCATTTGGATAA
- the LOC25497052 gene encoding myb family transcription factor IPN2 isoform X1, with the protein MERMFPPKKPSTMNSHDRPMCVQGDSGLVLTTDPKPRLRWTVELHERFVDAVTQLGGPDKATPKTIMRVMGVKGLTLYHLKSHLQKFRLGKQPHKEFNDHSIKDGMRASALELQRNTASSSAMIGRNMNEMQIEVQRRLHEQLEVQKHLQLRIEAQGKYMQSILEKAYQTLAGENMASTTNNLKGVVVGPHGMAEMGLLKEFGSPLSFSSFQDLDLFGGGGGGGDQLDLQQNMDKQTLDHHGFMQINENLCLGKKRPNPNTNPYSGNGKNPLMWSDDLRLQDLGTASSCLDDPFKGDQIQIAPPSLDRGSDIETIDIYDTKPLLQGEILGEKKFDASMNKLERPSPRRGPSLHAERMSPMISTGTMAQGRGSPFG; encoded by the exons ATGGAAAGAATGTTCCCTCCAAAGAAGCCTTCAACTATGAATTCACATGATAGACCCATGTGTGTTCAAGGTGACTCAGGTCTTGTTCTTACAACTGACCCAAAACCTCGTCTTCGTTGGACTGTTGAACTCCATGAACGTTTTGTTGATGCTGTTACTCAGCTTGGAGGACCTGATA AGGCCACTCCTAAAACTATCATGAGGGTTATGGGTGTGAAGGGTCTTACCCTTTACCATCTCAAGAGCCATCTTCAG AAATTTAGGCTTGGAAAGCAACCCCACAAGGAATTCAATGATCACTCAATTAAGGATGGGATGAGAG CTTCAGCTTTAGAACTGCAACGGAATACTGCTTCCTCTTCTGCTATGATTGGCCGCAacatgaatga GATGCAAATTGAGGTGCAGAGAAGACTACATGAGCAGCTTGAG GTACAAAAACACCTTCAACTAAGAATTGAAGCTCAAGGGAAATACATGCAAAGTATATTGGAGAAAGCTTATCAAACACTTGCAGGTGAAAACATGGCATCTACAACTAATAACTTAAAGGGTGTTGTTGTAGGACCTCATGGAATGGCTGAAATGGGACTATTGAAAGAATTTGGTTCACCTCTTAGTTTTTCATCTTTTCAAGATCTCGACCTATTCGGAGGCGGCGGCGGCGGTGGTGATCAACTTGACCTTCAACAAAACATGGACAAGCAAACCCTAGATCATCATGGATTTATGCAAATCAATGAGAATTTATGTCTTGGCAAGAAAAGGCCTAACCCTAACACTAACCCTTATAGCGGAAATGGAAAAAACCCATTAATGTGGAGTGATGATTTAAGGCTTCAAGATTTAGGGACAGCTTCATCATGCTTGGATGATCCTTTCAAAGGTGATCAAATACAAATTGCACCTCCATCATTGGATAGAGGAAGTGATATTGAAACTATAGATATTTATGATACAAAGCCTTTACTTCAAGGGGAAATTTTAGgtgaaaagaaatttgatgcatCTATGAATAaacttgaaagaccttcaccaAGAAGAGGGCCATCTCTTCATGCTGAAAGAATGAGTCCTATGATTAGTACTGGTACTATGGCACAAGGTAGAGGTTCACCATTTGGATAA